Proteins from one Deinococcus radiopugnans ATCC 19172 genomic window:
- a CDS encoding NUDIX hydrolase, translating into MTDIRLSLGGLKFSVRVAIICVRGNRLLANTEPGIGFWYLPGGALATDEDARGCAEREWREETGTPSGELRLLGVVENFFGPAHARQHEIGFYFRMDAPAELPGTPFTVLDNPNVLCGWVPVAEIETRPVYPLIVRELLDGDDGTVRHLVNREEARAFPGNEKTPPESEV; encoded by the coding sequence GTGACCGACATCCGCCTTTCCTTGGGCGGGCTGAAATTCAGCGTGCGGGTGGCGATCATCTGTGTGCGCGGCAACCGGCTGCTGGCCAACACCGAGCCGGGCATCGGTTTCTGGTACCTGCCGGGCGGCGCCCTGGCCACCGACGAGGACGCGCGGGGTTGCGCCGAGCGCGAATGGCGCGAGGAAACCGGCACCCCATCCGGCGAGCTGCGCCTGCTGGGCGTCGTGGAAAACTTCTTCGGGCCAGCGCACGCGCGGCAGCACGAGATCGGCTTCTATTTCCGCATGGACGCGCCCGCCGAACTGCCTGGCACGCCATTCACGGTGCTGGACAATCCCAACGTTCTGTGTGGGTGGGTTCCAGTGGCCGAGATTGAAACCCGCCCGGTCTACCCGCTGATCGTGCGCGAGTTGCTGGACGGCGATGACGGCACGGTGCGGCACCTCGTGAATCGGGAAGAGGCCAGAGCGTTCCCAGGCAACGAAAAAACCCCGCCCGAAAGCGAGGTTTAA
- a CDS encoding MFS transporter, producing the protein MTTTTPARPPHPWVLSAFWFGTAFHWLVLLLILMPANVEMFVGEARKGTYLGALVAIGAVMALILPPLVGARSDRTGRRLPYLRLGVAVNLVGLAVMGFAAMTLSGMNGFWVYVLGFLLVQFGNNYATAPYSALIPQLVPPEQRGRYSGVMALLQAAGQLLGAVAAFAVGILKLPVIVSFVLIGVVLLVPALITMRGIPEATNPVPLATAGGRTLSIGELFAHQAFLWVFLTRVLFSLGQYSVQPFLQYYNRDVMRQADAGTSTSIMLACIIVGSIVSALIGGRISDRVGRKPVIYVAGAAMAAAALLLLVAPSYPVALGLALFFGLGFGAFTSVDWALGSDAMPSASSYARDMGIWHVAFVAPQMTSAPQGALLDWGNARGDNFGYTLVFGIAALFFIAGVLLVRKVPDNAHRTQQVAA; encoded by the coding sequence ATGACCACCACAACCCCGGCCCGTCCGCCCCATCCGTGGGTGCTGTCCGCGTTCTGGTTCGGCACGGCGTTCCACTGGCTGGTGCTGCTGCTGATCCTGATGCCCGCCAACGTGGAAATGTTCGTGGGTGAGGCGCGCAAGGGCACCTACCTGGGCGCGCTGGTGGCGATTGGCGCGGTGATGGCGCTGATCCTGCCGCCGCTGGTGGGCGCCCGCAGTGACCGTACCGGGCGGCGGCTGCCGTACCTGCGGCTGGGCGTGGCCGTGAATCTGGTGGGGCTGGCGGTGATGGGCTTCGCGGCCATGACCCTCAGCGGCATGAACGGGTTCTGGGTGTACGTGCTGGGCTTTTTGCTGGTGCAGTTCGGCAACAACTACGCCACTGCGCCGTACTCGGCCCTGATTCCGCAACTGGTGCCGCCCGAGCAGCGTGGGCGCTACAGCGGCGTGATGGCGCTGCTGCAGGCGGCGGGACAACTGCTGGGCGCGGTGGCGGCCTTCGCGGTGGGAATTCTCAAGCTGCCCGTCATCGTCTCCTTCGTGCTGATCGGGGTGGTGCTGCTGGTCCCGGCGCTGATCACCATGCGCGGCATTCCCGAGGCCACCAACCCTGTGCCGCTGGCGACGGCGGGGGGGCGAACCCTCAGCATTGGCGAGCTGTTCGCGCATCAGGCGTTCCTGTGGGTGTTCCTGACGCGGGTGCTGTTCTCGCTGGGGCAGTACAGCGTTCAGCCGTTCTTGCAGTATTACAACCGCGACGTGATGCGTCAGGCCGACGCGGGCACCAGCACCAGCATCATGCTGGCGTGCATCATCGTGGGCAGCATCGTCTCGGCGCTGATCGGCGGGCGCATCAGTGACCGGGTGGGCCGCAAGCCGGTGATCTACGTGGCGGGCGCGGCGATGGCCGCCGCCGCCCTGCTGCTGCTGGTGGCCCCCAGTTATCCGGTGGCGCTGGGATTGGCGCTGTTCTTCGGGCTGGGCTTCGGGGCCTTTACCAGCGTGGACTGGGCGCTGGGCAGCGACGCCATGCCCAGTGCCAGCAGCTACGCCCGCGACATGGGCATCTGGCACGTGGCCTTTGTCGCGCCGCAGATGACCAGCGCGCCGCAGGGAGCGCTGCTGGACTGGGGCAACGCGCGGGGCGACAATTTCGGCTACACGCTGGTGTTCGGCATCGCGGCCCTGTTTTTCATCGCGGGGGTGCTGCTGGTCCGCAAGGTGCCGGACAACGCGCACCGCACGCAGCAGGTGGCGGCGTGA
- a CDS encoding DUF2336 domain-containing protein has translation MTTPSELDPRTLTSLGPDGAPEAAAHPRATAAVLSGLSAHPDLRVRAAVARHPNAPLEVLGALAAAFPQEVLDNPGLPLLRLARPGFLNVFPGEGVTALLSLPTVPEWVLDAALRHEDYSVRTALASRPGLSEARVSALAGDAGWQIREAVARREALSPALIRQLAADDDYDVRKAVAARADLPGDILRTLVEDSHGLVRASVARRLDLPLDCMLTLAADGDTDVLATLARRIDLPYNVREWLAGSDEPSVRAAALQGWKVPAGWLERARNDADPDVRAALARRPDTSVELLEGLAHDEAETVRRAVLERDDLPEGAVLALARAPEQDIRLHVASADGLSGNVLDVLLTDADPTIRTILAVRPDLGAQRLARLAGDDHAEVRRAVAYAAAPGADTLTTLAQDASIGVRRAAAVHPELPGELLESLSNDPDAGVRLTVAGRAKLSPALRAKLRQDTDPSVRAEAERARADA, from the coding sequence ATGACCACTCCTTCTGAACTCGATCCGCGCACGCTGACCTCCCTGGGGCCAGACGGGGCGCCGGAGGCGGCGGCCCACCCCCGGGCCACGGCGGCGGTGCTGTCGGGCCTGAGCGCCCACCCCGATCTGCGGGTGCGCGCCGCCGTGGCCCGGCATCCCAACGCGCCGCTGGAGGTGCTGGGCGCGCTGGCCGCCGCCTTCCCTCAGGAGGTGCTGGACAATCCGGGGCTGCCCCTCCTGCGGCTGGCGCGTCCGGGTTTCCTGAACGTCTTTCCGGGCGAGGGCGTGACGGCCCTGCTGTCGCTGCCCACGGTGCCCGAGTGGGTGCTGGACGCGGCGCTGCGCCACGAGGACTACAGCGTGCGGACGGCGCTGGCCTCGCGCCCAGGGCTGAGCGAGGCCCGCGTGTCGGCGCTGGCCGGGGACGCGGGCTGGCAGATCCGCGAGGCGGTGGCCCGGCGCGAGGCGCTCTCGCCCGCCCTGATCCGCCAGCTGGCCGCCGACGACGACTACGACGTGCGCAAGGCGGTGGCCGCCCGCGCCGATCTGCCCGGCGACATCCTGCGGACGCTGGTGGAGGACAGTCACGGCTTGGTGCGGGCCAGCGTGGCCCGCCGCCTGGATCTGCCGCTGGACTGCATGCTGACGCTGGCCGCAGACGGCGATACGGACGTGCTGGCGACGCTGGCCCGCCGGATTGACCTGCCATACAACGTGCGCGAGTGGCTGGCGGGCAGCGACGAGCCTTCCGTGCGGGCCGCCGCGCTGCAAGGCTGGAAAGTGCCGGCCGGATGGCTGGAACGCGCCCGCAACGACGCCGATCCGGACGTGCGCGCCGCGCTGGCCCGCCGTCCGGATACCTCGGTGGAACTGCTGGAGGGGCTGGCCCACGACGAGGCCGAAACGGTGCGCCGCGCCGTGCTGGAACGTGACGACCTGCCGGAAGGTGCGGTGCTGGCCCTGGCCCGCGCCCCCGAACAGGACATCCGCCTGCATGTCGCCAGTGCCGACGGCCTGTCCGGCAACGTGCTGGACGTGCTGCTGACCGACGCAGACCCCACCATCCGCACCATTCTGGCGGTGCGGCCCGATCTGGGGGCACAGCGACTGGCCCGGCTGGCCGGGGACGACCACGCCGAAGTGAGGCGGGCCGTGGCCTACGCCGCCGCGCCGGGGGCAGATACGCTGACGACGCTGGCCCAGGACGCGAGCATTGGGGTGCGCCGCGCCGCCGCTGTCCATCCGGAGCTGCCCGGCGAACTTCTGGAAAGTCTGAGCAACGATCCGGACGCGGGCGTTCGGCTGACCGTGGCGGGCCGCGCCAAGCTCTCCCCCGCCCTGCGCGCGAAGCTGCGCCAGGACACCGATCCCAGCGTACGGGCCGAGGCGGAGCGGGCGCGAGCCGACGCGTGA
- a CDS encoding UvrD-helicase domain-containing protein, which yields MTSAPDQTDLLSQLNETQAQAADHYTGPALVIAGAGSGKTRTLIYRIARLITHYGVDPGEILAVTFTNKAAAEMRERAAHLMPGANKLWMSTFHSAGVRILRAYGEHIGLKRGFVIYDDDDQLDIFKEVMGSIPGIGPDTSPRVLRGIVDRAKSNLLTPDDLARSGEPYISGLPREAAAEAYRRYEGRKRGQNAIDFGDLITETVRLFQEVPGVLNAVQNRAKFIHVDEYQDTNRAQYELTRLLASRDRNLLVVGDPDQCLPPGTLVCTPQGKRPIETLQEGEFVCGTGGSETLTAGQITHVKRGHFSGPLWRVEAGGQTLRGTPHHIVLARHEPLAGQWYVYLMYREDRGYRVGLTMGARVNSEGQTDYGYRVRLNQEHGDKVWVLRVCPSRSEATYWEALYAARYGLPTALFHGVGRELAMDEEQLGRLFAELDTASAAQKLMADLRLHPEFPHHRPQNGVRRQSINLIMFSDFRTGTVGYHRIQWSSNRADVAQRLLAAGHPVRGNGTGRGGYRLEISRKDYGEALELARTLARDGGLELQRKACVNGRMYSFQPLSHLHPGMKVLVQSQGQLSEEAVGGVVQEQYSGPVYDLTVSPLHTYVANGILVHNSIYKFRGADIQNILDFQKDYANAKIYILEHNYRSSASVLNLANKLIENNTERMDKTLRAVKEDGHAVMFHRATDHRAEGDFVAEWLTRLHNTEGRKFADMAILYRTNAQSRVMEESLRRVQIPAKIVGGVGFYDRREIRDILAYARLSLNPSDDVALRRIIGRPRRGIGDTALARLMDWARINNTSLLTACARAEEDQILDRGAQKPVEFAKLMAAMSEAAENYEPAAFLRFVIETSGYLDLLRQEGQEGQVRMENLDELINAAEEWSGDNDGTIGDFLDEAALLSSVDDMRSKTENKDVPEDAVTLMTLHNAKGLEFPVVFIVGTEEGLLPSKGALTEAGGIEEERRLFYVGITRAMERLFLTAAQNRMQYGKTNAAEDSRFLEEIEGGFDTVDPYGQTIEYRAKTWKQYRPTVPVTPSAVKNTSPLTAGMAYRGGERVRHPKFGEGQVLAVAGTGDKQEVTVHFPTAGTKKLLVKFANLSAL from the coding sequence GTGACTTCCGCGCCGGACCAGACCGATCTCCTCAGCCAGTTGAACGAAACGCAGGCGCAGGCCGCCGACCACTACACCGGCCCCGCGCTGGTGATCGCCGGGGCGGGCAGCGGCAAGACGCGCACGCTGATCTACCGCATTGCCCGCCTGATCACCCACTACGGCGTGGACCCCGGCGAGATTCTGGCGGTGACCTTTACCAACAAGGCCGCCGCCGAGATGCGCGAGCGGGCCGCCCACCTGATGCCCGGCGCGAACAAACTGTGGATGAGCACCTTTCACAGCGCGGGCGTGCGGATTCTGCGGGCTTACGGCGAGCACATCGGGCTGAAACGCGGCTTCGTGATCTACGACGACGACGATCAGCTCGACATTTTCAAGGAAGTGATGGGCAGCATTCCCGGCATTGGCCCGGACACCAGCCCGCGCGTGCTGCGCGGCATCGTGGACCGCGCCAAGAGCAACCTGCTGACGCCGGACGATCTGGCCCGCAGCGGCGAGCCGTACATCAGCGGGCTGCCGCGTGAGGCCGCCGCCGAGGCGTACCGGCGCTACGAGGGGCGCAAACGGGGGCAGAACGCCATCGACTTCGGCGACCTGATCACCGAAACCGTGCGGCTGTTTCAGGAAGTACCGGGCGTACTGAACGCCGTGCAAAACCGCGCCAAGTTTATTCACGTGGACGAGTACCAGGACACCAACCGGGCGCAGTACGAGTTGACGCGCCTGCTGGCGTCCAGGGACCGCAATCTGCTGGTGGTCGGGGACCCCGATCAATGCCTGCCGCCCGGAACACTGGTCTGCACGCCGCAGGGTAAGCGGCCCATCGAAACCTTGCAAGAAGGCGAGTTCGTCTGCGGAACAGGCGGGAGCGAGACGCTGACGGCGGGGCAGATCACCCACGTCAAACGCGGCCACTTCAGCGGGCCGCTGTGGCGGGTAGAGGCGGGCGGGCAGACCTTGCGGGGCACGCCCCATCACATCGTGCTGGCCCGGCACGAGCCGCTGGCCGGGCAGTGGTACGTATACCTGATGTACCGCGAGGACCGGGGCTACCGCGTGGGCCTGACGATGGGCGCGCGGGTGAACAGCGAGGGGCAGACCGACTACGGCTACCGCGTGCGGCTAAATCAGGAACACGGCGATAAGGTCTGGGTTTTGCGCGTATGTCCCTCCCGCTCCGAGGCGACGTACTGGGAGGCGCTGTATGCGGCCCGTTACGGCCTGCCCACGGCACTGTTTCACGGCGTGGGCCGCGAACTGGCGATGGACGAAGAGCAACTGGGCCGCCTGTTCGCCGAACTGGACACGGCCTCCGCTGCACAGAAGTTGATGGCCGATCTGCGCCTGCACCCGGAATTTCCGCACCACCGCCCGCAGAACGGAGTGCGGCGGCAGAGCATCAACCTGATCATGTTCTCGGATTTCAGGACAGGAACGGTCGGCTACCACCGCATCCAGTGGAGCAGCAACCGCGCTGACGTGGCCCAACGGTTGCTGGCGGCGGGCCATCCGGTGCGCGGAAATGGCACGGGGCGAGGCGGCTACCGTCTGGAAATCAGCCGCAAGGATTACGGCGAAGCGCTGGAACTCGCCCGGACGCTGGCGCGCGATGGCGGGCTGGAACTCCAGCGCAAGGCGTGCGTGAATGGCAGGATGTACAGTTTTCAACCGTTGTCACACCTGCATCCCGGCATGAAAGTGCTGGTTCAGAGTCAGGGTCAACTGTCAGAAGAGGCCGTCGGCGGCGTGGTTCAGGAGCAGTACAGCGGCCCCGTCTACGATCTGACCGTCTCACCCCTGCATACCTATGTGGCAAACGGGATACTGGTCCACAACAGCATCTACAAATTTCGCGGCGCGGACATTCAAAATATCCTCGACTTCCAGAAGGACTACGCCAACGCGAAGATCTACATTCTGGAACACAACTACCGCTCCAGCGCCAGCGTGCTGAATCTGGCGAACAAGCTGATCGAAAACAACACCGAGCGCATGGACAAGACCCTGCGGGCGGTCAAGGAGGACGGCCACGCGGTGATGTTCCACCGCGCCACCGATCACCGCGCCGAGGGCGATTTTGTGGCCGAGTGGTTGACCCGGCTGCACAACACCGAGGGCCGCAAGTTTGCCGACATGGCGATCCTGTACCGCACCAACGCCCAGTCGCGCGTGATGGAAGAGTCGCTGCGGCGCGTGCAGATTCCGGCCAAGATCGTGGGCGGCGTGGGCTTCTATGACCGCCGCGAAATCCGCGACATCCTGGCCTACGCCCGCCTGTCCCTGAATCCTTCGGACGACGTGGCCCTGCGCCGCATCATCGGGCGACCCCGGCGCGGCATCGGTGATACGGCGCTGGCACGGCTGATGGACTGGGCGCGCATCAACAACACCTCTCTCTTGACCGCCTGCGCGCGGGCCGAGGAGGACCAGATTCTGGACCGGGGGGCGCAGAAGCCCGTCGAATTCGCCAAACTGATGGCCGCCATGAGCGAGGCCGCCGAGAACTACGAGCCCGCCGCGTTCCTGCGCTTCGTGATCGAGACCAGCGGTTACCTTGACCTGCTGCGCCAGGAAGGACAGGAAGGTCAGGTCCGCATGGAGAACCTCGACGAACTGATCAACGCCGCCGAGGAATGGTCCGGCGACAACGACGGCACCATCGGTGACTTTCTGGACGAGGCCGCCCTGCTGTCCAGCGTGGACGACATGCGCTCGAAGACCGAGAACAAGGACGTGCCAGAGGATGCCGTGACGCTGATGACGCTGCACAACGCCAAGGGCCTGGAGTTCCCGGTGGTGTTCATCGTGGGCACCGAGGAAGGCCTGCTGCCCAGCAAGGGCGCACTCACCGAGGCCGGGGGCATCGAGGAGGAACGGCGGCTGTTCTACGTGGGCATTACCCGCGCCATGGAGCGCCTGTTCCTGACGGCCGCGCAGAACCGCATGCAGTACGGCAAGACCAACGCCGCCGAGGACAGCCGTTTTCTGGAGGAAATCGAGGGCGGCTTCGACACGGTGGACCCCTACGGGCAGACCATTGAGTACCGGGCCAAGACCTGGAAACAGTACCGACCCACCGTGCCGGTGACCCCCAGCGCCGTCAAGAACACCAGCCCCCTGACGGCAGGCATGGCCTACCGGGGCGGCGAGCGGGTCCGGCATCCCAAGTTCGGGGAGGGTCAGGTGCTGGCGGTGGCCGGCACGGGCGACAAGCAGGAGGTCACGGTGCATTTTCCGACGGCGGGCACCAAGAAACTGCTGGTGAAGTTCGCGAATCTGAGCGCGCTGTAG
- a CDS encoding aldo/keto reductase gives MQKRQLGQNGPDVSVVGLGCNNFGGRLDQAATNAVVRSALDHGVTLFDTADIYGNRGGSETMLGKALGAERENIVLASKFGADMGEAGKGARPEYIRKALAASLKRLGTDHLDLYQLHTPDPQTPLADTLGTLHELVQAGQVRAIGCSNLDPAGVREAARIAREQNLTSFTCAQDEYSLLVRDAEAELLPTLRDLDMGLLPYFPLASGLLSGKYTPDHIPEGTRFASSQGAQDKYMTPDNWRKVQALEAFAKQRGHTLLALAFSWLAAQPTVSSVIAGATKPEQIAQNVGAVGWKLDDAELAEVDRITQGHAVT, from the coding sequence ATGCAAAAACGCCAGCTTGGACAGAACGGCCCCGACGTTTCCGTGGTGGGCCTGGGCTGCAACAATTTCGGAGGCCGCCTGGACCAGGCCGCCACCAACGCCGTCGTGCGCTCGGCGCTGGATCACGGCGTCACCCTGTTCGACACCGCCGACATCTACGGCAACCGGGGCGGCTCGGAAACCATGCTGGGCAAGGCGCTGGGAGCAGAACGCGAGAACATTGTGCTGGCCAGCAAATTCGGTGCCGATATGGGCGAGGCGGGCAAGGGGGCCAGACCCGAGTACATTCGCAAGGCGCTGGCCGCCAGCCTGAAACGGTTGGGCACCGACCATCTGGATCTTTACCAGCTGCACACGCCGGACCCCCAGACGCCGCTGGCCGACACGCTGGGCACGCTGCACGAGCTGGTGCAGGCCGGACAGGTGCGCGCCATCGGCTGCTCGAACCTGGACCCGGCGGGGGTGCGTGAGGCGGCGCGGATTGCTCGGGAGCAGAACCTCACCTCGTTCACCTGTGCCCAGGACGAGTACAGCCTGCTGGTGCGGGACGCCGAGGCTGAGCTGCTGCCCACGCTGCGTGACCTGGACATGGGCCTGCTGCCGTACTTTCCACTGGCCAGCGGGCTGCTGAGCGGCAAGTACACGCCGGACCACATTCCCGAAGGCACGCGCTTCGCCTCATCGCAGGGCGCGCAGGACAAATACATGACACCCGACAACTGGCGCAAGGTTCAGGCCCTGGAAGCCTTTGCAAAGCAGCGCGGCCACACCCTGCTGGCCCTGGCCTTCAGCTGGTTGGCCGCCCAGCCCACCGTCAGCAGCGTGATCGCCGGAGCCACGAAGCCGGAGCAGATCGCCCAGAACGTGGGGGCGGTGGGCTGGAAACTGGATGACGCGGAACTGGCCGAGGTGGACCGCATCACGCAGGGCCACGCGGTCACCTGA
- a CDS encoding pyridoxamine 5'-phosphate oxidase family protein: MSDDMTREQSIKHIASIIKDVKFAMLTTVTDAGHMHARPMTTQQTEFDGDLWFIGGKDTEGVHDMGQRPQVNVSYSNPDDSNYVSLTGTAELVEDRAKLDELWSDFYKTYFEGGKDDPNIQLIKISTHGAELWEGPGKVKALYELAKGAVTGQRGDMGNNETVKL, from the coding sequence ATGAGTGACGACATGACCCGTGAACAGTCCATCAAACACATTGCCAGCATCATCAAGGACGTGAAGTTCGCCATGCTGACCACCGTGACCGATGCGGGCCACATGCACGCGCGGCCCATGACCACCCAGCAGACCGAGTTCGACGGTGACCTATGGTTCATCGGCGGCAAAGACACCGAGGGCGTACACGACATGGGCCAGCGCCCTCAGGTGAACGTCAGCTACTCCAACCCCGACGACAGCAACTACGTCAGCCTGACCGGCACGGCGGAACTGGTGGAGGACCGCGCCAAGCTCGACGAGCTGTGGAGCGACTTCTACAAAACCTACTTCGAGGGCGGCAAGGACGATCCCAACATCCAGCTGATCAAGATCAGCACCCACGGAGCGGAACTGTGGGAAGGCCCCGGCAAGGTCAAGGCCCTGTACGAGCTGGCGAAGGGCGCGGTGACCGGCCAGCGCGGCGACATGGGCAACAACGAGACCGTCAAGCTGTAA
- a CDS encoding cyclic-di-AMP receptor produces the protein MKLVLAVIQDADATALIRVLSENAFEVTKLASTGGFLREGNTTLMIGVDDARLDDLKRFVRKTCRTRSRLVAPSVPMGEQNEGLVSDPVEVPVGGAVMFVMGVQEFVKV, from the coding sequence ATGAAGCTCGTACTCGCCGTCATTCAGGACGCGGACGCCACCGCACTGATCCGCGTCCTCTCGGAGAATGCCTTCGAGGTGACCAAACTGGCCAGCACCGGCGGCTTTCTGCGCGAGGGCAACACGACGCTGATGATCGGCGTGGACGACGCGAGGCTGGACGATCTCAAACGTTTCGTGCGCAAGACCTGCCGCACCCGTAGCCGCCTGGTGGCCCCCAGCGTCCCGATGGGCGAGCAGAACGAGGGCCTGGTCAGCGATCCGGTGGAGGTGCCGGTGGGCGGCGCCGTGATGTTCGTGATGGGCGTGCAGGAATTCGTCAAGGTCTGA
- the nudC gene encoding NAD(+) diphosphatase encodes MVSRPTRFELQPGVPQGAASWFIFQGSRLLLREDDTLPIGRAEDFELKLINALGQLDGQAYAAAQLAGEVPAGYALSPLRSLFGRLNDDLFGLAGFAAQVVEFDRTHGFCGHCAAPLALTGHEYAKACPECGLTVYPRVAPVAMVLIRRGTGVSTELLLARGPHFAPGVYSALAGFVQPSETLEQAAHREVLEEVGVRIKNLHYVLSQPWPFPHSLMIGFDAEWDGGEIVLQPDEIEDARWFAASDLPALPPRFSIARQLIDRAVSQSLEPADAYPVPHDHSF; translated from the coding sequence ATGGTGTCGCGTCCCACCCGCTTCGAGCTGCAACCGGGCGTACCGCAGGGTGCGGCCAGCTGGTTCATTTTTCAGGGGAGCCGCCTGCTGCTGCGTGAGGATGACACCTTGCCCATAGGCCGCGCGGAAGATTTTGAGCTGAAGCTGATCAACGCGTTGGGCCAGTTGGACGGTCAGGCCTATGCCGCCGCGCAACTGGCCGGCGAAGTTCCCGCCGGATACGCCCTTTCGCCATTGCGTTCCCTGTTTGGCCGCCTGAATGATGACCTGTTCGGGCTGGCCGGATTTGCCGCGCAGGTGGTGGAGTTTGACCGCACCCACGGGTTCTGCGGCCACTGCGCCGCGCCGCTGGCCTTGACCGGCCACGAGTACGCCAAAGCCTGCCCCGAGTGCGGCCTGACCGTCTACCCCCGTGTGGCCCCGGTGGCGATGGTGCTGATCCGGCGGGGCACAGGGGTGTCCACTGAACTGTTGCTGGCACGCGGCCCGCACTTTGCGCCCGGCGTTTACTCCGCACTGGCAGGCTTCGTGCAGCCCTCCGAGACGCTGGAACAGGCGGCCCACCGCGAGGTGCTGGAGGAGGTGGGCGTGAGGATCAAGAACCTGCACTACGTTCTGAGCCAGCCCTGGCCCTTTCCGCATTCGCTGATGATCGGCTTCGACGCCGAATGGGACGGCGGCGAGATCGTCCTGCAACCGGACGAGATCGAGGACGCGCGCTGGTTCGCCGCCTCAGACCTTCCCGCCCTGCCGCCGCGTTTCAGCATCGCCCGCCAGCTGATTGACCGCGCCGTGTCCCAGAGCCTGGAACCCGCAGACGCCTATCCTGTGCCCCATGACCACTCCTTCTGA
- a CDS encoding HAD family hydrolase, with protein MAIKAVFWDIGGVLLTNGWDREQRADVLERFGLDVTEFNERHKLAAPELELGRMTLADYMAQTLFYTSRDFTPDEFRAAMEAESQPHADSLALARELAGRWRMYSLNNEGHDLNDHRIRTFELHDFLLGFFTSCYLGVMKPSPGIYRLGLQLANVRPEEAVMIDDRSQNAEAARSVGMHAVHYKGAAQLREELAALGVE; from the coding sequence ATGGCCATCAAAGCGGTGTTCTGGGATATCGGCGGCGTGCTGCTGACCAACGGCTGGGACCGCGAGCAGCGGGCGGACGTGCTGGAACGTTTTGGACTGGACGTCACGGAGTTCAACGAGCGGCACAAGCTGGCCGCGCCGGAGCTGGAACTGGGCCGCATGACCCTGGCCGACTACATGGCCCAGACCCTGTTCTACACCTCGCGGGATTTCACTCCCGACGAGTTCCGCGCCGCGATGGAGGCCGAGAGCCAGCCCCACGCCGACTCGCTGGCCCTGGCCCGCGAATTGGCCGGACGCTGGCGCATGTACTCGCTGAACAACGAGGGCCATGATCTGAACGATCACCGGATTCGCACCTTCGAGCTGCACGATTTCCTGCTGGGGTTTTTCACGTCCTGCTATCTGGGGGTTATGAAGCCGAGCCCCGGGATTTACCGTCTGGGTCTGCAACTCGCCAACGTGCGCCCCGAGGAAGCCGTCATGATCGATGACCGCTCGCAGAATGCCGAGGCCGCCCGCTCGGTGGGCATGCACGCCGTGCATTACAAAGGAGCCGCGCAGCTCCGGGAGGAACTGGCGGCGCTGGGCGTGGAGTAG
- a CDS encoding metallophosphoesterase yields MRKFMAFGDVHADFETLWAALRAASCVDGSFMPTPPVQAGLFQVVIIGDLVHPKNEGEYARLIGLPRFRVHDPDHLLLAARQQAAQLERLRAYQAAAPHAIHILLGNHDDAVLNGSYTLGTSGGLVHLEFDPERGGVLLPEHLRGWISQFPRELRVGAVQFAHVSPLPAHTHYDDLFYGDRSTKHWFRDTPEYVAMAGLEFGVYGHTQIEDGILLDEDHRFAMIDALHAREYLEMMIDESGTSALQAVRAVPF; encoded by the coding sequence ATGCGCAAGTTCATGGCTTTTGGCGACGTACACGCCGATTTCGAAACGTTGTGGGCCGCCCTGCGCGCCGCGAGCTGCGTGGACGGCTCGTTTATGCCCACGCCCCCGGTGCAGGCGGGCCTGTTTCAGGTGGTCATCATCGGCGATCTGGTGCATCCCAAGAATGAGGGCGAATATGCCCGGCTGATCGGTTTGCCCCGGTTTCGTGTGCATGATCCAGACCACCTGCTGCTGGCCGCGCGCCAGCAGGCTGCCCAGCTGGAACGGCTGCGGGCGTACCAGGCCGCCGCGCCCCACGCGATTCACATTCTGCTGGGCAACCACGATGATGCGGTGCTGAACGGCAGCTATACCCTGGGCACCAGCGGCGGTCTGGTGCATCTGGAGTTCGATCCCGAGCGCGGCGGCGTGCTGTTGCCCGAACACCTGCGCGGCTGGATCAGCCAGTTTCCCCGTGAGCTGCGGGTGGGCGCGGTGCAGTTCGCTCATGTCTCGCCACTGCCCGCTCACACGCACTACGATGATCTGTTCTACGGAGACCGCAGCACCAAGCACTGGTTCCGGGACACGCCGGAATACGTGGCGATGGCCGGCCTGGAATTTGGTGTATACGGACACACCCAGATCGAGGATGGCATTCTGCTGGACGAGGATCACCGTTTTGCCATGATTGACGCCCTGCACGCCCGCGAATACCTGGAAATGATGATCGATGAATCCGGCACGTCGGCCCTTCAGGCGGTGCGGGCGGTGCCCTTCTGA